A window of Zingiber officinale cultivar Zhangliang chromosome 5A, Zo_v1.1, whole genome shotgun sequence contains these coding sequences:
- the LOC121983024 gene encoding ras-related protein Rab11B-like produces MAYRADDDYDYLFKVVLIGDSGVGKSNLLSRFSRNEFSLESKSTIGVEFATRTIRVDDKVIKAQIWDTAGQERYRAITSAYYRGAVGALVIYDISRNMTFDNVERWLKELRDHTDSTIVIMLVGNKADLRHLRAVLTETAKSFAERENTFFMETSALESMNVDTAFTEVLTEIHRVTSKKALDASDNAVTLPKGQTININSDDVSAIKKAGCCSS; encoded by the exons ATGGCGTATAGGGCGGACGACGACTACGACTACCTCTTCAAGGTGGTCCTCATCGGCGACTCGGGCGTCGGCAAATCCAACCTCCTCTCCCGGTTCTCTCGCAACGAGTTTAGCCTCGAGTCCAAGTCCACCATCGGCGTCGAGTTCGCCACCCGGACCATCCGCGTCGACGACAAGGTCATCAAGGCCCAGATCTGGGACACCGCCGGCCAAGAAAG GTACCGAGCAATCACTAGTGCATATTACCGTGGAGCCGTCGGTGCCCTTGTCATCTACGATATTAGTCGGAATATGACCTTCGATAATGTGGAGAGATGGTTGAAGGAGCTAAGGGACCACACTGACTCCACCATCGTCATCATGCTTGTGGGTAACAAAGCTGACTTGCGCCACCTTAGGGCTGTCCTGACCGAGACCGCAAAGTCGTTTGCTGAGAGGGAGAATACCTTCTTCATGGAGACATCAGCTCTCGAGTCAATGAATGTAGATACTGCCTTCACAGAAGTGCTCACTGAGATCCACCGCGTGACTAGCAAGAAGGCACTCGATGCAAGTGACAACGCTGTAACGTTGCCCAAAGGACAAACGATCAACATCAATTCTGATGATGTATCGGCTATTAAGAAAGCTGGTTGTTGTTCGTCGTAG
- the LOC121981003 gene encoding pentatricopeptide repeat-containing protein At4g02750-like has translation MFCCSKIFPRRFFYTGVAASAQSFPSDPTSRPSASFLKNAASPASDADVVRWNKTITAHMRHGRVAAAAALFHRMRRRTIVSWNVMLSGYLSNGCFPLAVRLFESMPRHDIVSFNMMIHGHVLNQDLASARRLFDRMPLKDTVTWNTMISAYAWNGLVEEARDIFERTPDKNSITWNGVLAAYVQNGLLEAAQRLFDSNSNWDTISWNAMIACYVRRRRLPEAQQLFDRMPKRDIVSWNTLISGYAQNGDMAVARSLFDESPSLDVFSWTAMVSGYAQNGMLEEARKVFDEMPYRNTVSWNAMIAGYVQRQKMDDATELFEQMPCKNVNTWNTMITGHAQCGMIDQARRMFDEMPHRDAVSWSAMIAAYSHGGFSEEALQMFVRMGRHRNRINRSSFTCILSTIADIAMLECGKQVHGRLIKAGYVMGCFVGNALLAMYSKCGRVDQAHKAFEEMTEKDVVSWNTMISGYARHGYGNDALKVFDAMRMTDTHPNDVTMVGVLSACSHAGLVDIGINYFHTMHRVFGVMVKAAHYTCMIDLLGRAGRLDDAQDLMRDMPFEPDATMWGALLGASRIHRNTELAEKAAKRIFELEPENSGMYVLLSNLYATSGKWNDVDKMRVMMRDRGVTKVPGFSWIEANNKIHTFSVGDMIHPEKEKIYAFLEELDMKMKKQGHVSATEMVLLDVEEEEKEHMLKYHSEKLAVAFGILSIPPGRPIQVIKNLRVCQDCHSAIKFISAIENRLVILRDSNRFHHFSGGSCSCGDYW, from the exons ATGTTCTGCTGCTCGAAGATATTCCCCCGACGCTTCTTCTACACCGGCGTCGCCGCCTCCGCCCAGTCATTTCCCTCAGACCCCACCAGTCGTCCCAGCGCCAGCTTTCTCAAGAATGCAGCTTCTCCGGCGTCCGATGCCGACGTCGTGCGATGGAACAAAACCATCACCGCCCACATGCGCCACGGCcgcgtcgccgccgccgccgccctctTCCACCGCATGCGCCGCCGAACCATCGTCTCCTGGAACGTCATGCTCTCCGGCTACCTCTCCAACGGGTGCTTCCCCCTAGCAGTCCGCCTCTTCGAGTCCATGCCCCGCCACGATATCGTCTCCTTCAACATGATGATCCACGGCCACGTCCTCAACCAGGACCTCGCCTCCGCCCGGCGCCTCTTTGATCGGATGCCTCTCAAGGACACCGTAACCTGGAACACCATGATCTCCGCCTACGCCTGGAACGGCCTCGTCGAGGAGGCCCGCGACATCTTCGAGCGGACTCCGGACAAGAATTCCATCACCTGGAATGGCGTCCTCGCCGCCTACGTGCAGAACGGCCTCTTGGAGGCAGCGCAGCGGCTCTTCGATTCCAATTCCAACTGGGATACGATCTCCTGGAACGCCATGATCGCTTGTTATGTACGCAGAAGACGACTTCCCGAAGCGCAGCAGCTCTTCGATCGGATGCCGAAGAGAGACATCGTCTCCTGGAACACCTTGATCTCCGGCTACGCCCAGAACGGGGACATGGCCGTTGCAAGGAGCCTCTTTGACGAGTCCCCTTCTCTCGATGTCTTCAGTTGGACCGCCATGGTTTCCGGGTACGCACAGAACGGGATGCTGGAGGAGGCGAGGAAGGTGTTCGACGAAATGCCTTACAGAAACACTGTATCATGGAACGCCATGATTGCAGGATACGTGCAGAGACAGAAGATGGACGATGCAACGGAACTGTTTGAACAAATGCCGTGTAAGAATGTGAACACCTGGAACACCATGATCACAGGACACGCTCAATGTGGAATGATCGACCAGGCACGACGGATGTTCGACGAAATGCCACATAGGGATGCAGTCTCATGGTCTGCCATGATTGCTGCTTACTCTCACGGTGGGTTCAGTGAGGAGGCTTTGCAGATGTTCGTCAGGATGGGAAGGCACCGCAATAGGATCAATCGATCCTCGTTTACTTGTATCTTGAGCACAATTGCCGATATCGCAATGTTGGAGTGCGGGAAGCAGGTGCATGGGAGGCTTATCAAGGCTGGATATGTAATGGGCTGCTTTGTAGGGAATGCCCTCCTTGCTATGTATAGCAAATGTGGTAGAGTAGACCAGGCACATAAGGCATTCGAGGAAATGACGGAGAAGGATGTGGTCTCCTGGAACACCATGATTTCTGGTTATGCTCGCCACGGCTATGGAAACGATGCACTGAAAGTCTTCGACGCAATGAGAATGACAGATACACATCCAAATGATGTTACCATG GTCGGGGTGTTGTCGGCTTGTAGTCACGCTGGGTTGGTCGATATCGGCATCAACTATTTTCATACTATGCATAGGGTTTTTGGTGTGATGGTAAAGGCTGCACACTATACCTGCATGATAGATCTTCTCGGTAGAGCGGGAAGGCTTGATGATGCTCAAGATCTTATGCGAGACATGCCGTTTGAACCGGATGCGACTATGTGGGGTGCCTTATTGGGTGCAAGCAGGATCCATCGGAACACTGAATTGGCAGAGAAGGCAGCAAAAAGGATATTCGAGTTGGAACCCGAAAATTCAGGAATGTATGTGCTCCTTTCGAATTTGTACGCGACATCTGGTAAATGGAATGATGTCGATAAGATGAGAGTGATGATGCGGGATAGGGGCGTCACGAAGGTTCCTGGGTTTAGTTGGATCGAGGCAAACAACAAAATCCATACGTTTTCTGTGGGGGACATGATACATCCTGAAAAGGAAAAGATCTATGCTTTTCTTGAAGAATTGGACATGAAGATGAAAAAACAGGGCCATGTATCTGCTACTGAAATGGTATTGCTTGAtgtggaagaggaagagaaagagcacATGCTTAAGTATCACAGTGAGAAGCTTGCGGTTGCTTTTGGAATCCTAAGTATACCACCCGGAAGGCCGATTCAAGTAATCAAGAACCTAAGAGTATGCCAAGATTGTCATAGTGCTATTAAGTTTATATCTGCGATCGAGAACAGGTTGGTGATTTTGCGAGACTCCAACCGATTTCACCATTTCAGTGGTGGCTCATGTTCATGTGGGGATTACTGGTGA
- the LOC121981004 gene encoding uncharacterized protein LOC121981004 isoform X1, with translation MDTDEDLNQTEANEMPSSQQEEEVLKKKYGGIVPKKPPLISKDHERAYFDSADWALGKQGAEKPKGPLEALRPKLQPTQQQARSRRSAYASSDNKDGGNATAEEITEDTNSSDHKSIDFLDQ, from the exons ATGGATACTGATGAGGATCTGAACCAAACTGAGGCGAATGAAATGCCATCATCTCAACAAGAG GAGGAAGTACTGAAGAAGAAGTATGGAGGAATTGTACCGAAAAAACCACCACTCATCTCCAAG GACCATGAACGAGCTTACTTTGATTCAGCAGACTGGGCATTAGGCAAG CAGGGGGCGGAGAAACCCAAAGGACCCCTTGAGGCACTACGACCAAAATTACAG CCTACTCAGCAACAAGCACGGTCTCGTAGATCGGCCTACGCATCTTCTGATAATAAAG ATGGAGGTAATGCTACGGCTGAAGAGATAACTGAGGACACCAACAGCAGTGATCATAAAAGTATCGATTTCCTGGATCAGTAG
- the LOC121981004 gene encoding uncharacterized protein LOC121981004 isoform X2 gives MDTDEDLNQTEANEMPSSQQEEEVLKKKYGGIVPKKPPLISKDHERAYFDSADWALGKGAEKPKGPLEALRPKLQPTQQQARSRRSAYASSDNKDGGNATAEEITEDTNSSDHKSIDFLDQ, from the exons ATGGATACTGATGAGGATCTGAACCAAACTGAGGCGAATGAAATGCCATCATCTCAACAAGAG GAGGAAGTACTGAAGAAGAAGTATGGAGGAATTGTACCGAAAAAACCACCACTCATCTCCAAG GACCATGAACGAGCTTACTTTGATTCAGCAGACTGGGCATTAGGCAAG GGGGCGGAGAAACCCAAAGGACCCCTTGAGGCACTACGACCAAAATTACAG CCTACTCAGCAACAAGCACGGTCTCGTAGATCGGCCTACGCATCTTCTGATAATAAAG ATGGAGGTAATGCTACGGCTGAAGAGATAACTGAGGACACCAACAGCAGTGATCATAAAAGTATCGATTTCCTGGATCAGTAG